Proteins co-encoded in one Pseudarthrobacter chlorophenolicus A6 genomic window:
- a CDS encoding DUF1206 domain-containing protein, with product MGNASEKANRAVSGAASASRSPALRVLARGGFVFTGLLHILIGVIALQIAGGQGGEADQTGAIGAVASKPGGVFLLWAGAVACAALALWMVSEAVFEARSQSESKKKLQKAGTAGGKALVFGVLAFTFAVFATGGSKSSSQSATDFTAKLMAAPAGVVLLVAVGLAIIAAGGYYAYKGFTRNFMEDLQDPGNARTAVEWTGSVGYVAKGVVLAVVGVLVIAAAVTADPSKSTGLDGGLKTLGSQPYGTVLLAVIAVGLACYGVYSMARARYGRF from the coding sequence ATGGGCAACGCCTCGGAGAAGGCAAACCGTGCAGTTTCCGGAGCGGCGTCCGCGAGCCGGAGCCCCGCGCTGCGGGTGCTGGCCCGCGGCGGCTTCGTCTTCACTGGGCTCCTCCACATCCTGATTGGCGTGATTGCCCTGCAAATCGCCGGCGGGCAGGGCGGCGAGGCCGACCAGACCGGCGCCATCGGGGCGGTGGCCTCAAAACCCGGCGGCGTCTTCCTGCTGTGGGCGGGTGCTGTCGCCTGCGCCGCGCTCGCCCTGTGGATGGTCAGCGAGGCCGTTTTTGAGGCGCGCTCCCAATCAGAGTCCAAGAAGAAGCTGCAAAAGGCCGGCACCGCCGGTGGGAAGGCGCTGGTGTTCGGGGTCCTTGCCTTCACGTTCGCGGTGTTTGCCACCGGCGGAAGCAAGAGTTCGAGCCAGTCCGCCACCGACTTCACCGCGAAACTGATGGCGGCGCCTGCCGGCGTTGTGCTTTTGGTTGCCGTGGGGCTCGCCATCATCGCTGCCGGCGGGTACTACGCCTACAAGGGCTTCACCCGGAACTTCATGGAGGACCTGCAGGATCCCGGCAACGCCCGGACCGCCGTTGAGTGGACCGGCAGCGTCGGGTATGTGGCCAAGGGCGTGGTGCTTGCCGTCGTCGGCGTCCTGGTGATCGCCGCCGCAGTCACCGCCGATCCGTCAAAGTCCACCGGCCTGGACGGGGGGCTGAAGACGCTCGGCTCGCAGCCCTACGGCACCGTCCTGCTGGCTGTCATCGCGGTGGGGCTGGCCTGCTACGGGGTCTACTCGATGGCGCGGGCGCGGTACGGACGCTTCTAG
- a CDS encoding DedA family protein, producing MRAAGRDGGAPVSGLVDGILSVSPALAYTLVALLVFAEDALFIGFVIPGETAAVLGGVVASRGEVQLGVMMAVVVLAAIIGDSVGYEVGKHMGPRLLENRFLLRHRDNLAKAQDFLRRRGGSAVFLGRFVALFRALMPALAGVSGMHYPRFLASNAAGGLIWGAGFVLLGYLAGNSYGAVAKAAGEDVTAAVVVIGLAALVIWRVRRARNRKRQPSGPPPAEK from the coding sequence ATGAGGGCAGCAGGCCGTGACGGCGGGGCCCCCGTGAGCGGCCTGGTGGACGGGATCCTCAGCGTCAGCCCGGCGCTCGCCTACACGCTGGTGGCCCTGCTTGTCTTCGCTGAGGACGCATTGTTCATCGGCTTCGTCATCCCCGGCGAGACGGCCGCCGTGCTGGGCGGAGTGGTGGCCAGCCGCGGCGAAGTGCAGTTGGGCGTCATGATGGCCGTGGTGGTGCTGGCCGCCATCATCGGCGACAGTGTGGGATACGAGGTGGGCAAGCACATGGGCCCCAGGCTGCTGGAGAACCGGTTCCTGCTCCGGCACCGCGACAACCTCGCCAAGGCCCAGGACTTCCTGCGGCGCCGCGGCGGGTCGGCGGTCTTCCTCGGCAGGTTCGTGGCGCTGTTCAGGGCCCTGATGCCGGCACTGGCCGGTGTCTCCGGCATGCACTACCCGCGCTTCCTGGCCTCCAACGCCGCCGGCGGACTCATCTGGGGTGCTGGCTTCGTTCTGCTCGGCTACCTGGCCGGCAACTCCTACGGTGCCGTAGCCAAGGCGGCGGGCGAGGACGTGACTGCCGCCGTCGTGGTCATTGGCCTCGCTGCCCTGGTGATCTGGCGGGTGCGGCGTGCCCGCAACAGGAAGCGGCAGCCGTCCGGGCCGCCGCCGGCCGAAAAGT
- a CDS encoding SDR family NAD(P)-dependent oxidoreductase codes for MSRFDGRVAIITGGASGIGRATAVRFAGEGGSVVVADIQDELAAQVAAEIGAAGGHARAFHLDVTSESGWAGVVAFALEEFGRLDVLVNNAGIGDNQSIEDTSVETYTKVVAVTQTSVFLGEKAAAAALKASGNGAVVNVSSMFGIVGGFGTSPAYAAAKGAVRTLTKNTALGWATQGIRVNSVHPGFIDTPILGDTDRKLLTDTTPMARLGRPEDVAAVILFAASDDAAFMTGSELVVDGGYTAR; via the coding sequence ATGTCCCGTTTTGACGGACGAGTCGCCATCATCACCGGAGGAGCCAGCGGCATCGGCCGGGCAACTGCTGTCCGCTTTGCCGGCGAAGGCGGGTCCGTGGTGGTCGCGGACATCCAGGACGAACTCGCCGCCCAGGTGGCCGCAGAGATCGGCGCCGCCGGCGGCCATGCGCGGGCCTTCCACCTGGACGTGACCAGCGAGTCCGGCTGGGCCGGCGTCGTGGCTTTCGCCCTCGAGGAATTCGGCCGGCTCGACGTACTGGTCAACAACGCGGGCATCGGCGACAACCAGTCCATCGAGGACACCAGCGTTGAGACGTACACCAAGGTGGTGGCCGTGACACAGACCAGCGTATTCCTCGGCGAGAAGGCAGCAGCGGCCGCCCTGAAGGCGTCAGGCAACGGTGCCGTGGTCAACGTGTCCTCCATGTTCGGCATCGTGGGTGGCTTCGGAACCTCTCCCGCTTACGCAGCGGCCAAGGGCGCCGTCCGCACCCTGACCAAGAACACCGCACTGGGCTGGGCCACCCAGGGAATCCGCGTGAACTCCGTCCACCCCGGCTTCATTGACACCCCCATCCTTGGCGACACGGACCGCAAGCTCCTGACGGACACCACGCCCATGGCCCGGCTGGGCCGTCCCGAGGACGTCGCCGCCGTCATTCTCTTCGCCGCCAGCGACGACGCCGCGTTCATGACCGGCTCCGAACTGGTGGTGGACGGCGGCTACACCGCCCGCTGA